One Branchiostoma floridae strain S238N-H82 chromosome 15, Bfl_VNyyK, whole genome shotgun sequence DNA window includes the following coding sequences:
- the LOC118432065 gene encoding AP-1 complex subunit mu-1: MSCSMLYILDLKGKVMISRNYRGDIEPSVIDKFMPLLMEREEELQTSPIISTEEVTFVYIKYNNLYMVATTKKNANVALVFSFLYKVVQIFMEYFKELEEESIRDNFVIIYELLDEVMDFGYPQTTDSKILQEYITQEGHKLETQVRPPMAVTNAVSWRSEGIKYRKNEVFLDVIESVNLLVSLNGHVLQSEIVGAIKMRVFLTGMPELRLGLNDKVLFQNTGRGKSKSVELEDVKFHQCVRLSRFENDRTISFIPPDGEFELMSYRLNTHVKPLIWIESVIERHSHSRVEYMIKAKSQFKRRSTANNVEIIIPCPSDADSPKFKTTVGNVKWVPENSAMVWSIKSFPGGKEYLMRAHFNLPSVEREETEGRPPIAVKFEIPYFTTSGIQVRYLKIIEKSGYQALPWVRYITQNGDYQLRTS, encoded by the exons ATGTCTTGCTCTATGCTGTATATTCTAGACCTGAAGGGGAAG GTGATGATTTCCCGTAATTACCGTGGGGACATCGAGCCGTCGGTGATCGATAAGTTCATGCCACTGCTGATGGAACGTGAGGAGGAGCTGCAGACGTCTCCCATCATCAGCACCGAGGAGGTCACCTTTGTGTACATCAAGTACAACAACCTGTACA TGGTTGCCACCACCAAGAAAAATGCCAATGTGGCACTGGTGTTCAGCtttttgtacaaagttgtaCAG ATTTTCATGGAGTATTTCAAAGAGCTGGAAGAGGAGAGCATCCGAGACAACTTTGTCATCATCTACGAGCTGTTGGATGAAGTTATGGACTTTGGCTATCCACAGACAACAGACAGCAAAATTCTGCAGGA GTATATCACACAGGAGGGCCACAAGCTGGAAACCCAGGTACGACCACCCATGGCTGTCACCAATGCCGTGTCCTGGAGGTCAGAGGGCATCAAGTATCGCAAGAACGAGGTCTTCCTGGACGTGATTGAGTCGGTCAACCTACTC GTGAGCTTAAACGGTCACGTACTGCAGAGCGAGATCGTCGGGGCCATCAAGATGCGTGTATTCCTGACGGGCATGCCCGAGCTACGTCTGGGGCTCAACGACAAAGTCTTGTTCCAGAATACCGGAa GAGGGAAGAGCAAGTCTGTGGAGCTGGAGGATGTGAAGTTCCATCAGTGCGTGCGGCTGTCCCGTTTTGAGAACGACCGCACCATCTCCTTCATCCCGCCGGATGGAGAGTTCGAGCTGATGTCATACAGACTCAACACACAT GTAAAGCCACTGATCTGGATTGAGTCTGTGATCGAGCGGCATTcccactcccgtgtggagtacATGATCAAGGCCAAGTCTCAGTTCAAGCGCCGATCCACTGCCAACAACGTGGAGATCATCATTCCCTGCCCGAGCGACGCCGACTCCCCCAAGTTCAAGACGACTGTAGGGAATGTGAAGTGGGTTCCGGAGAACAGTGCAATGGTTTGGTCCATCAAGTCATTCCCT GGAGGCAAGGAGTACCTGATGCGGGCACATTTTAACCTGCCGAGTGTTGAGAGAGAGGAGACAGAGGGACGGCCGCCCATCGCTGTCAAGTTTGAGATTCCCTACTTCACCACCTCTGGGATCCAG GTTCGCTACTTGAAAATCATAGAGAAGAGTGGCTACCAGGCACTACCATGGGTCAGGTACATCACACAAAATGGAG ATTATCAACTAAGAACCAGCTAG